TTGGTATTACCGGTGGATGGATTAGCTTGTTCAAAGGATTTTTAAACAAACAACCTTTGAATTGGGAAGGTTGGGAAATTGTAGGAATTATAATCGGTGCAATGATTTCTGCAAAGCTTGCAGGAGAGTTCAAACTAAGAATGCCAAAGAATCCAATTACTTATCTTCAAGTAATGGTCGGTGGTGTTTTAATGGGATTAGGTGCAGTTACAGCAGGTGGTTGTAATATCGGACATTTCTTCACCGGTGTTCCACAAATGGCAATTAGTTCTTTACTTGCTTCACTATTCTTTATCCTTGGAAATTGGACAATGTCATGGATTTTGTTTGGAAGGGACTGAGGAGGAGATAATATGAAAATCACAATTCAGGTTATGGTTCAACCATATACATATCAAGATTTAGATACTGCTGTAAAAATTGCAGAAGCAGCTTTAAAAAAAGGACATGAAGTTACAATATTTTTGTTCTGTGATTCTGCAATAGCAACTAATAAACATATGAAGCCTGTAAGAGGAGATAGAAATATTTCACAACTTTTAAAAGGACTTATAGATAAAGGTGCAAAAGTAGAAATTTGTGGAATTTGTATGGATTACAGGGGAATTACGACGGATATGATAATAGAAGGTTCTAATCCAAGCGGACTTCCAGAACTTGCAGAGCTCATTTACACAAGCGATAGATTTATAAGTCTTATGGCGTGAGGTGAAAAATAATGGAAAAAAAGGTTTTATTTGTTGTATATCAATCTCCAGTTGGTTCAATATGGGTAAATGAAGGATTTAGAACAGCATTTGGAATGTACGGTGAAGATATTGAACCTGCTGTAATGTTAATTGATGCTGCTACAGTTGCATTATCAAAGGATACGAAACCAGAATCTTTGGGACTTCTTTCAATAAAGATAGTTCAAAGATTTATAAAGAGATACAAGACCCCCGTATACGCCGTTAAAGAAGATTTAGAAAAGTACAATGTTAAAAATGTAGATGAAGAGTATGGTGCACAATTTATAAATAAAGATGAATTGTCTGATTTCTTCCATCAATATGATTTGGTTATTTTTATGTGAGAGGTGATTTTAATGGCTTTAGTTTTAGTTAAATATGGTATAAACCATCCTGTTGAAAAACTAAAGATTGAAAGTGCAAAGGAAGATGATTCAATAGTATTAATTCAGGATGGTGTATATTGGAATTTACAAGATTTATCATCCTTAACAAAGGCAAAGGTTTATATTCTAAAGGAAGATTTTCTTGCAAGAGGCTACAAAGAAGATGAGGCAAAATACAATTTGATAGATTACGATGGCTTTGTAGAACTCATAGAAAAGGAAGAAAAATTTAT
This genomic window from Thermosipho africanus Ob7 contains:
- the tusB gene encoding sulfurtransferase complex subunit TusB, coding for MALVLVKYGINHPVEKLKIESAKEDDSIVLIQDGVYWNLQDLSSLTKAKVYILKEDFLARGYKEDEAKYNLIDYDGFVELIEKEEKFIG
- a CDS encoding DsrE/DsrF/TusD sulfur relay family protein, yielding MKITIQVMVQPYTYQDLDTAVKIAEAALKKGHEVTIFLFCDSAIATNKHMKPVRGDRNISQLLKGLIDKGAKVEICGICMDYRGITTDMIIEGSNPSGLPELAELIYTSDRFISLMA
- a CDS encoding DsrE family protein, whose protein sequence is MEKKVLFVVYQSPVGSIWVNEGFRTAFGMYGEDIEPAVMLIDAATVALSKDTKPESLGLLSIKIVQRFIKRYKTPVYAVKEDLEKYNVKNVDEEYGAQFINKDELSDFFHQYDLVIFM